Proteins from one Thalassophryne amazonica chromosome 20, fThaAma1.1, whole genome shotgun sequence genomic window:
- the rpl14 gene encoding LOW QUALITY PROTEIN: 60S ribosomal protein L14 (The sequence of the model RefSeq protein was modified relative to this genomic sequence to represent the inferred CDS: deleted 1 base in 1 codon) — protein MVFKRFVEIGRVAYIAFGPYAGKLVAIVDVIDQNRALVDGPCTGVKRQAMPFKCMQLTDYVIKYLMVLRQKFVRRAWEKAQVNEKWEQSSWAKKIEARKKRAKMSDFDRYKVMKAKRMRNKIIRHEVKKLQKQEAKK, from the exons GTGTTCAAGCGCTTTGTTGAGATAGGCCGTGTGGCCTACATCGCTTTTGGACCCTATGCTGGCAAGCTTGTTGCTATTGTAGATGTCATCGACCAAAATAGG gcTCTTGTAGATGGTCCATGCACAGGAGTGAAGAGACAAGCTATGCCCTTCAAGTGCATGCAGCTCACAGACTATGTCATCAAATACCTCATGG TACTTCGTCAGAAGTTTGTGAGGAGGGCCTGGGAG AAAGCCCAAGTCAATGAGAAATGGGAACAAAGCAGCTGGGCCAAGAAAATTGAAGCAAGGAAGAAG AGGGCCAAGATGTCTGACTTTGACCGCTACAAGGTGATGAAGGCTAAGAGGATG AGAAACAAGATCATCAGGCACGAGGTGAAAAAGCTTCAGAAACAGGAGGCTAAGAAGTGA